In Synechococcus sp. CC9616, the following are encoded in one genomic region:
- a CDS encoding helix-turn-helix domain-containing protein — translation MGTSSPGVRSNSSNLSLRKAQSLVLSQPSRNQWIDIDIKEGLLRVSTSHEIEQADVTMAIMSPMECGKFRYPKSCQLSIEALTDTNLSICFDAEHEHLDDDFLSDWLLALHFVRNPAKAEDRLLALLKLLSERFGKRTSEGFQLEFLLPHARIAEMIGATRSTVSRTLSAMRKERQITIDELRETVVIFLSD, via the coding sequence ATGGGCACATCTTCACCAGGCGTGCGGAGCAATTCGAGCAATCTGAGCCTCAGAAAAGCTCAATCACTCGTTTTATCACAACCATCGAGGAATCAATGGATCGACATCGATATCAAAGAAGGGCTTTTAAGAGTTTCAACATCCCACGAAATCGAGCAAGCCGATGTGACCATGGCAATCATGTCACCGATGGAATGTGGAAAATTTCGATATCCAAAGTCCTGCCAGCTATCAATTGAAGCATTAACAGACACAAACCTTTCGATCTGCTTCGATGCAGAACATGAGCACCTCGACGATGACTTCTTGAGTGATTGGCTTCTTGCTCTGCATTTCGTACGCAATCCAGCCAAAGCAGAGGATCGCCTTTTAGCACTACTTAAATTACTTTCAGAACGATTTGGAAAGAGAACATCAGAAGGATTTCAACTTGAATTTTTATTGCCTCATGCCCGAATAGCCGAAATGATTGGCGCTACGCGATCAACCGTCAGCAGAACATTAAGCGCAATGAGAAAAGAGCGACAAATTACAATCGATGAACTACGCGAAACGGTCGTGATTTTTCTGTCTGATTAA
- the cobJ gene encoding precorrin-3B C(17)-methyltransferase: MPSPGRRLGLGLSSSGQNLLQRLQQRGHLDALAESGHDGSDFFKSHWQNNNVLMIVGAVGAVTRLIAPQIRGKQHDPAVIVLDPQGRWCIPLLGGHSSGAEQLAREIAAELGGAAVLTGACSSERRLALDCLGYLWGWRRGGSVEAWRDLMKAQARGEEALSSQSSGNKAWHQGCDNTLLRQITSPTIDHSDVQLSIGPKLLAPCRWHPASLWIGVGCERDTSQRLVDRAIQQSLKEAGLAPEAIAGLASADRKNDEAALLQLCKQESWPMRTYSSEQLHQVAVPTPSQQVLEEMGTASVAEAAALLAAGDDGILRQAKRITYAGEGERGAVTVAIAEAVAPFAPQRGELHLIGSGPGDPSLLSGDARRALERCVAWVGYSLYLDLLEPLRQPEQVRVDGQLTREWDRCAEALALAKQGARVALISSGDSGIYGMAGLAMELWLQEPPDERPSFTVHPGISALQLAAAKAGAPLMHDFCTISLSDRLTPWQVIEQRVKSAATGDFVVALYNPRSKDRDWQLERTKELLLAERPGSTPVVLARQLGRQEEHIRHSTLKNLDPNSVDMLTLVLIGNSSTYARDGRMVTPRGYPGSTLK; the protein is encoded by the coding sequence GTGCCTTCTCCCGGCAGGCGCCTGGGCCTTGGTCTGTCATCGTCCGGCCAGAATCTGCTGCAACGCCTTCAGCAGCGCGGGCATCTCGACGCGCTGGCGGAGAGTGGACATGATGGCTCTGACTTCTTTAAGAGCCACTGGCAGAACAACAATGTCCTGATGATCGTCGGAGCAGTTGGCGCCGTCACGCGACTGATCGCTCCGCAGATCCGTGGCAAACAGCATGATCCGGCTGTGATCGTTCTGGATCCTCAGGGGCGCTGGTGCATTCCGCTGCTGGGCGGACACAGCAGCGGAGCGGAACAACTGGCACGCGAAATCGCTGCTGAACTTGGCGGTGCAGCAGTGCTGACGGGCGCCTGCTCCAGTGAGCGGCGGCTGGCCCTGGACTGTCTTGGCTATCTCTGGGGATGGCGGCGGGGTGGCAGCGTCGAAGCCTGGCGCGACCTGATGAAGGCTCAGGCACGGGGAGAAGAGGCCCTATCGAGCCAGAGCAGTGGCAACAAGGCATGGCATCAAGGCTGCGACAACACACTGCTTCGCCAGATCACATCGCCAACAATCGATCATTCGGACGTTCAGCTCAGCATCGGCCCCAAGTTGCTTGCTCCCTGCCGCTGGCATCCGGCCAGCCTCTGGATTGGGGTGGGATGTGAACGAGACACGAGCCAGCGGCTGGTGGATCGGGCGATTCAACAGAGTCTGAAAGAGGCCGGCCTGGCCCCTGAAGCGATCGCTGGGCTGGCCAGTGCTGACCGCAAGAACGACGAAGCCGCACTGCTGCAGCTCTGCAAGCAGGAGTCGTGGCCGATGCGGACCTACAGCTCTGAACAACTCCATCAGGTCGCGGTGCCGACGCCCTCGCAGCAGGTGCTGGAGGAAATGGGAACGGCTTCGGTGGCGGAAGCCGCTGCCCTGCTGGCCGCTGGGGATGACGGCATTCTCAGGCAAGCCAAGCGGATCACCTACGCGGGCGAGGGGGAACGGGGAGCCGTCACAGTGGCCATTGCCGAAGCAGTGGCTCCCTTCGCTCCCCAGCGAGGCGAACTACACCTGATCGGAAGTGGGCCAGGGGACCCATCCCTGTTGAGCGGCGACGCCCGTCGGGCTCTCGAACGCTGTGTCGCCTGGGTGGGGTACAGCCTTTATCTCGACCTGCTCGAGCCGTTGAGACAACCCGAACAAGTACGCGTCGACGGCCAGCTGACGCGTGAATGGGATCGCTGCGCAGAGGCCTTGGCGCTGGCCAAGCAGGGAGCACGCGTGGCACTGATTTCATCCGGAGACAGCGGCATCTATGGAATGGCAGGGCTTGCAATGGAATTGTGGTTGCAAGAGCCTCCCGATGAGAGGCCAAGTTTCACGGTGCATCCAGGAATTTCTGCCTTACAGCTTGCTGCAGCCAAGGCCGGGGCACCGCTGATGCATGATTTCTGCACCATCAGCCTCAGCGATCGACTCACGCCCTGGCAGGTGATCGAACAGAGGGTCAAGTCTGCAGCGACGGGGGATTTCGTCGTGGCGCTTTACAACCCACGTTCCAAGGATCGTGACTGGCAACTGGAACGGACAAAAGAATTACTGCTGGCGGAACGACCGGGAAGCACCCCGGTGGTCCTGGCACGTCAACTCGGCAGACAGGAGGAACACATCCGACACAGCACGCTGAAGAATCTGGACCCCAACTCCGTAGACATGCTCACGCTTGTTCTGATCGGAAACAGCAGCACATATGCCCGCGATGGACGGATGGTCACCCCAAGGGGGTACCCAGGGTCAACACTGAAATAA
- a CDS encoding DUF3598 family protein: MLDQWELLLRNIGEWHGSFNTYDSGLQLKRRQPSILTLEPAAAGVPVNLSLLFWPDNPLPAENPYGGEPVKQIRQSFYQPDQQLTFFPTGSFCRGSLQLAPFIRFYAEFCFLLGDRRHRQVLLWDGSGRFDHPVLISEMRAGSQAGQLPQLQPEWLTGQWQGRQVVITAEGGPADTQESACSLRLTPSDLTTLRCLPDGGGFIAPSPVTQRSGFTVEAWWLASPQHLERLLRHYSDSGSLLASQQQVLQKLVA, from the coding sequence ATGTTGGATCAATGGGAGCTTTTGCTGCGAAACATCGGCGAATGGCATGGCAGCTTCAACACCTACGACAGCGGGCTTCAGCTCAAAAGGCGTCAACCCTCGATCCTCACGCTTGAGCCAGCAGCGGCGGGTGTTCCGGTCAACCTCAGCCTGCTGTTCTGGCCGGACAATCCCTTGCCAGCTGAGAACCCCTATGGCGGTGAACCGGTCAAGCAGATCCGTCAGAGCTTTTATCAGCCGGATCAACAGCTCACCTTTTTCCCGACGGGAAGCTTCTGCCGCGGATCCCTTCAGCTGGCTCCCTTCATCAGGTTCTACGCCGAGTTCTGCTTCCTGCTCGGCGATCGGCGTCATCGCCAGGTGTTGCTCTGGGATGGCTCGGGACGCTTCGACCATCCAGTGCTGATCAGCGAAATGCGTGCTGGCAGCCAGGCTGGTCAGCTTCCACAGCTTCAGCCCGAGTGGCTGACAGGGCAATGGCAGGGGCGCCAAGTTGTGATCACGGCAGAGGGCGGGCCCGCGGACACGCAGGAGTCGGCCTGCTCGCTGCGGCTCACGCCCTCTGATCTCACCACGCTGCGTTGCCTTCCCGATGGTGGTGGCTTCATCGCACCCAGTCCGGTGACGCAGCGTTCTGGTTTCACCGTTGAGGCGTGGTGGCTGGCCTCTCCGCAGCATCTGGAACGCCTGCTTCGCCACTACAGCGACAGTGGATCCTTGCTGGCTTCACAACAGCAGGTGCTGCAGAAGCTGGTGGCCTGA
- the psaB gene encoding photosystem I core protein PsaB, whose amino-acid sequence MATKFPSFSQGLAQDPTTRRIWYGIATAHDFESHDGMTEERLYQKLFSTHFGHLAIIGLWVSGNLFHIAWQGNFEQWVADPLHVKPIAHAIWDPHFGQGAIDAFTQAGASSPVNIAFSGLYHWWYTIGMRSNAELYQGSIFMMILSAWALFAGWLHLQPKFRPSLAWFKNAESRLNHHLAVLFGFSSIAWAGHLVHVAIPEARGQHVGWDNFTNVLPHPAGLGPFFTGNWGVYAENPDSLNQVFGSSEGAGTAILTFLGGFHPQSEALWLTDIAHHHLAIGCIFVIAGHMYRTNFGIGHSIREILEAHNPPKGTPGDLGAGHKGLYDTINNSLHFQLGLALASLGVVTSLVAQHMYSMPSYAFIAKDYTTQAALYTHHQYIAIALMCGAFAHGAIFFIRDYDPEANKDNVLARMLEHKEAIISHLSWVSLFLGFHTLGLYVHNDVVVAFGTPEKQILVEPVFAQFVQAASGKAIYGFDVLLSNASSSASLASQNIPGEHYWLDAINGNTDVFLPIGPGDFLVHHAIALGLHTTTLILVKGALDARGSKLMPDKKDFGYSFPCDGPGRGGTCDISAWDAFYLAVFWALNTVGWVTFYWHWKHLAIWSGNVAQFNESSTYLMGWFRDYLWLNSSQLINGYNPFGSNNLAVWAWMFLFGHLVWATGFMFLISWRGYWQELIETIVWAHQRSPIANMMGWRDKPVALSIVQARVVGLAHFSVGYVLTYAAFLIASTSGKFG is encoded by the coding sequence ATGGCAACGAAATTTCCTTCGTTCAGCCAGGGTCTGGCTCAGGACCCGACAACCCGCCGTATTTGGTACGGGATCGCCACGGCTCACGACTTCGAGAGCCATGACGGAATGACGGAAGAGCGTCTTTATCAGAAGCTCTTCTCCACCCATTTCGGACACCTCGCGATCATCGGCCTGTGGGTTTCGGGCAACCTGTTCCACATCGCCTGGCAGGGCAACTTCGAGCAGTGGGTCGCCGACCCCCTGCATGTGAAGCCCATCGCACACGCAATCTGGGATCCCCACTTCGGTCAAGGTGCCATTGACGCCTTCACCCAGGCGGGTGCTTCATCCCCGGTGAATATTGCGTTCTCCGGTCTGTACCACTGGTGGTACACGATCGGTATGCGCAGCAACGCCGAGCTGTATCAGGGATCCATCTTCATGATGATCCTTTCGGCCTGGGCTCTGTTTGCTGGCTGGCTGCATCTTCAGCCCAAGTTCCGACCCTCCCTGGCCTGGTTCAAGAACGCTGAATCACGCCTGAATCACCACCTCGCCGTACTTTTCGGCTTCAGCTCCATCGCCTGGGCCGGTCACCTGGTTCACGTGGCCATCCCTGAAGCCCGTGGTCAGCACGTTGGTTGGGACAACTTCACCAACGTTCTGCCTCACCCCGCCGGTCTTGGCCCTTTCTTCACCGGCAACTGGGGTGTGTATGCCGAGAACCCTGACTCCTTGAATCAGGTGTTCGGCAGCTCCGAAGGAGCCGGTACCGCGATCCTGACCTTCCTTGGTGGTTTCCACCCCCAAAGCGAAGCGCTCTGGCTCACCGACATCGCCCATCACCATCTGGCCATCGGTTGCATCTTTGTGATCGCCGGCCACATGTACCGGACCAACTTCGGCATCGGTCACTCGATCCGCGAGATCCTCGAAGCCCACAACCCACCCAAGGGCACCCCTGGTGACCTGGGCGCTGGCCACAAGGGTCTTTACGACACGATCAACAACAGCCTGCACTTCCAGCTCGGCCTGGCTCTCGCCTCCCTGGGCGTGGTCACCAGCCTGGTGGCGCAGCACATGTACTCGATGCCGTCGTATGCCTTCATCGCGAAGGACTACACAACCCAGGCAGCCCTCTATACCCACCACCAGTACATCGCCATTGCGTTGATGTGCGGCGCTTTTGCCCACGGTGCGATTTTCTTCATTCGTGACTACGACCCCGAAGCCAACAAGGACAACGTCCTGGCTCGGATGCTCGAGCACAAAGAAGCGATCATCAGCCACCTGAGCTGGGTGTCACTGTTCCTTGGCTTCCACACCCTCGGCCTTTACGTCCATAACGACGTGGTCGTGGCTTTCGGAACGCCTGAGAAGCAGATCCTGGTGGAGCCCGTCTTTGCTCAATTCGTCCAAGCCGCATCCGGTAAGGCGATCTACGGCTTCGATGTGCTGCTCTCCAACGCGTCCAGTTCAGCCAGCCTGGCCTCCCAGAACATCCCTGGCGAGCACTACTGGCTGGATGCCATCAACGGCAACACGGATGTCTTCCTGCCCATTGGCCCTGGAGACTTCCTGGTTCACCACGCCATTGCTCTGGGTCTGCACACCACAACCCTGATCCTGGTGAAGGGAGCTCTGGATGCCCGTGGCTCCAAGCTGATGCCAGACAAGAAGGACTTCGGTTACTCCTTCCCCTGCGACGGCCCTGGCCGTGGCGGTACCTGCGATATCTCGGCCTGGGATGCCTTCTACCTGGCGGTCTTCTGGGCTCTGAACACCGTGGGGTGGGTCACCTTCTACTGGCATTGGAAACATCTGGCGATCTGGTCCGGCAACGTGGCTCAGTTCAACGAATCCAGCACCTACCTGATGGGTTGGTTCCGCGATTACCTCTGGCTCAACTCCTCCCAGCTGATCAACGGCTACAACCCGTTCGGCAGTAACAACCTGGCCGTTTGGGCCTGGATGTTCCTGTTCGGTCACCTGGTGTGGGCCACCGGTTTTATGTTCCTGATCTCCTGGCGGGGTTACTGGCAGGAACTGATCGAAACCATCGTCTGGGCTCACCAGCGAAGCCCCATCGCCAACATGATGGGCTGGCGCGACAAGCCTGTCGCTCTCTCGATTGTTCAGGCCCGTGTGGTTGGTCTGGCCCACTTCTCAGTGGGTTACGTGCTCACTTACGCGGCATTCCTGATCGCGTCGACGTCAGGCAAGTTCGGTTGA
- a CDS encoding iron uptake porin, which translates to DRITEVTDELRRLIKEFERELAIIRGRVDGLEARVGELEATQFSTTTRLKGQADFFTGAIQYADRDECNDEGGDCNSDAFNFSYRLTLNLNTSFTGKDRLYTRLRAGNMSNQWTQTDSYLADAKSGDNTLKVDKLWYSFPIGSEFKATVGALIENYYMIETPTRYKPILKAFKLGGYGAVLGASTGQGFGLQWRQDVDPGEPALNIAANYVADGGDGAKGDSKEGLFGENTDAYFLSQIGYGNRQWYIAALYALKNAGQREECLTDEAGLTSCSNVSGAKAAMGYSTPRAKDLGHPLNAVGLRGYWSPQDSSWIPSISAGIDFGFADSQFDGNSEAVKGWMVGLNWKDAFMKGNKLGVGVGSYSSYATSVKGQGWPDDENFAVEAYYDFRVTDNIVVTPAVFWVDDAYGQEQIDGQNKFGGLVKTTFKF; encoded by the coding sequence TCGACCGCATCACTGAGGTCACCGACGAACTGCGTCGCCTGATCAAGGAATTTGAAAGAGAACTCGCCATCATCCGTGGCCGCGTCGATGGCCTTGAGGCCCGCGTCGGTGAACTGGAAGCAACCCAGTTCTCCACCACTACACGCTTGAAAGGACAAGCAGACTTCTTCACAGGTGCGATCCAGTACGCCGATCGCGATGAGTGCAATGACGAAGGCGGAGACTGCAATAGCGATGCCTTCAACTTCTCTTACAGGCTCACACTGAACCTGAACACGTCATTCACTGGAAAAGATCGTCTGTATACCCGTTTGAGAGCGGGCAACATGAGCAACCAGTGGACACAAACTGACTCCTACCTGGCTGACGCCAAGAGTGGTGACAACACCCTGAAGGTTGACAAACTCTGGTATTCCTTCCCGATCGGTTCTGAGTTCAAAGCCACCGTTGGTGCTTTGATTGAGAACTACTACATGATTGAAACGCCAACGCGTTACAAGCCCATCCTGAAAGCCTTCAAGCTTGGTGGCTATGGAGCCGTTCTCGGAGCAAGCACCGGTCAGGGTTTCGGTTTGCAGTGGAGACAAGATGTCGATCCTGGCGAACCTGCTCTGAACATCGCAGCCAACTACGTTGCTGATGGAGGCGATGGCGCCAAGGGTGACTCGAAGGAGGGCTTGTTTGGTGAAAACACCGATGCCTACTTCCTAAGTCAGATCGGTTATGGAAACCGGCAGTGGTACATTGCCGCCTTGTATGCCCTGAAGAACGCCGGGCAAAGAGAAGAATGCCTCACAGATGAAGCCGGTCTAACAAGCTGCAGCAACGTCTCTGGTGCCAAAGCCGCGATGGGTTACTCAACCCCCCGTGCCAAGGATCTTGGTCATCCGTTGAACGCTGTTGGACTGCGTGGTTACTGGTCTCCACAAGACAGCAGTTGGATTCCTTCTATCAGTGCTGGTATTGATTTCGGTTTCGCTGATTCCCAGTTCGACGGCAACTCTGAAGCCGTCAAAGGCTGGATGGTTGGCCTGAACTGGAAAGATGCTTTCATGAAGGGCAACAAGCTTGGGGTTGGCGTCGGCTCCTACTCGAGCTATGCCACATCAGTGAAAGGACAGGGTTGGCCTGACGACGAAAACTTCGCTGTTGAGGCCTACTACGACTT
- the psaA gene encoding photosystem I core protein PsaA, protein MTISPPERGSSAKNQVEKVDNPATFELFGKPGHFDRSLAKGPKTTSWIWNLHANAHDFDAHTSDLQEVSRRIFSAHFGHLAVIFIWLSGAFFHGARFSNYSGWLADPTHVKPSAQVVWPIFGQEILNGDMGAGFQGIQITSGLFHVWRGWGITSETQLMALAIGALVMAGLMLNAGVFHYHKAAPKLEWFQNVESMLNHHLAGLLGLGSLSWAGHLIHVSAPVSKLMDAIDAGQPLVVDGKTIATVADIPLPHEFFNQDLLAQLYPGIGAGIGAFFSGNWAAYSDFLTFKGGLNPVTGSLWMTDIAHHHVAIAVLFIVAGHMYRTNWGIGHSIKEIHEGQKGDPLLFPAPNGHDGLYEFLTTSWHAQLGLNLAMLGSLSIIVAQHMYAMPPYAYIAIDYPTQIGLFTHHMWIGGFLIVGGAAHAAIAMVRDYDPAKHIDNVLDRVLKARDAIISHLNWVCIWLGAHSFGLYIHNDTMRALGRPQDMFSDSAISIQPIFAQWIQNAHAAAAGSTAPNALAGVSEVFNGSVVAVGGKVAAAPMPLGTADFMVHHIHAFTIHVTVLILLKGVLYARSSRLIPDKANLGFRFSCDGPGRGGTCQVSAWDHVFLGLFWMYNSLSIVIFHFSWKMQSDIWGTVNADGSVQHITNGNFAQSAITINGWLRDYLWAQAVQVINSYGSNTSAYGLMFLGAHFIWAFSLMFLFSGRGYWQELIESIVWAHNKLKVAPAIQPRALSIIQGRAVGVAHYLLGGIATTWAFFHAHILVVG, encoded by the coding sequence ATGACCATCAGCCCACCAGAGCGTGGGAGCAGCGCGAAGAATCAGGTCGAAAAGGTCGACAATCCAGCGACCTTCGAACTGTTCGGCAAGCCCGGACATTTCGACCGATCCCTCGCCAAAGGTCCCAAAACCACTTCATGGATTTGGAACCTCCACGCCAACGCTCACGACTTTGACGCTCACACGAGTGACCTTCAGGAGGTCTCTCGGCGGATTTTCTCCGCACACTTCGGCCATCTGGCCGTCATCTTCATCTGGCTGAGCGGTGCCTTCTTCCACGGCGCTCGCTTCTCTAACTATTCCGGTTGGCTTGCCGATCCCACCCACGTGAAGCCCAGTGCTCAGGTGGTGTGGCCGATCTTCGGCCAGGAAATTCTTAATGGCGATATGGGTGCCGGCTTCCAAGGCATTCAGATCACCTCAGGCCTGTTCCACGTTTGGCGTGGATGGGGCATCACCAGCGAAACCCAACTCATGGCTCTGGCCATCGGTGCCCTGGTGATGGCCGGCCTGATGCTCAACGCCGGTGTTTTCCATTACCACAAGGCTGCGCCGAAGCTGGAATGGTTCCAGAACGTTGAGTCAATGTTGAACCACCACCTGGCAGGTCTGCTGGGTCTCGGTTCATTGTCCTGGGCTGGTCACCTCATCCACGTGTCCGCTCCCGTCAGCAAGCTGATGGATGCCATCGACGCCGGCCAGCCGCTGGTGGTCGATGGCAAAACCATCGCCACCGTGGCGGACATCCCCCTGCCGCACGAGTTCTTCAACCAGGACCTGCTGGCACAGCTCTATCCCGGCATCGGTGCAGGGATCGGTGCCTTCTTCTCAGGCAACTGGGCCGCCTACAGCGATTTCCTCACCTTCAAAGGTGGGCTGAATCCTGTCACCGGCAGCCTCTGGATGACCGACATCGCCCATCACCATGTGGCGATCGCCGTCCTGTTCATCGTCGCCGGTCACATGTACCGCACGAACTGGGGCATCGGTCACTCCATCAAGGAGATCCATGAAGGTCAGAAGGGTGATCCCCTGCTGTTCCCGGCTCCCAACGGTCATGACGGTCTCTATGAATTCTTGACGACCTCCTGGCACGCCCAGCTGGGCCTCAACCTGGCCATGCTCGGCTCGCTGAGCATCATCGTGGCTCAGCACATGTACGCCATGCCTCCGTATGCGTACATCGCCATCGATTACCCAACACAGATCGGTCTGTTCACCCACCACATGTGGATTGGTGGATTCCTGATCGTTGGTGGCGCCGCTCACGCGGCCATCGCCATGGTCCGCGACTACGACCCCGCCAAGCACATCGACAATGTGCTCGACAGGGTGCTCAAAGCACGCGACGCGATCATCAGCCACCTGAACTGGGTGTGCATCTGGCTCGGAGCCCACAGCTTCGGCCTTTATATCCACAACGACACCATGCGTGCCCTGGGCCGTCCCCAGGACATGTTCAGCGATTCGGCGATTTCAATTCAGCCGATTTTCGCCCAGTGGATCCAGAACGCCCACGCTGCTGCCGCTGGCAGCACAGCTCCCAACGCCCTTGCCGGTGTGAGCGAAGTGTTCAACGGTTCAGTGGTTGCTGTCGGCGGAAAAGTCGCCGCTGCACCCATGCCGCTCGGCACGGCCGACTTCATGGTCCACCACATCCACGCCTTCACGATTCATGTGACGGTGTTGATCCTGCTGAAGGGTGTGCTCTACGCCCGCAGCTCCCGCCTGATTCCAGATAAGGCCAACCTGGGCTTCCGTTTCTCCTGCGACGGCCCCGGTCGCGGTGGCACCTGTCAGGTGTCTGCTTGGGACCACGTGTTCCTGGGTCTGTTCTGGATGTACAACTCCCTGTCGATCGTGATCTTCCACTTCAGCTGGAAGATGCAGAGCGACATCTGGGGGACGGTGAATGCCGACGGTTCCGTCCAGCACATCACCAATGGCAACTTCGCCCAGAGCGCCATCACCATCAACGGCTGGCTGCGTGACTACCTGTGGGCTCAAGCCGTGCAGGTGATCAACAGCTACGGCTCCAACACCAGTGCCTATGGCCTGATGTTCCTTGGTGCCCACTTCATCTGGGCCTTCAGCCTGATGTTCCTGTTCAGCGGCCGCGGCTACTGGCAGGAGCTGATTGAGTCCATCGTCTGGGCTCACAACAAGCTGAAGGTGGCACCTGCCATCCAGCCCCGTGCGCTGTCCATCATCCAGGGCCGTGCCGTGGGTGTCGCCCACTACCTCCTGGGCGGAATTGCGACCACGTGGGCCTTCTTCCACGCCCACATTCTTGTGGTCGGCTGA